Proteins found in one Thalassomonas actiniarum genomic segment:
- a CDS encoding ion transporter, producing MNSQVFRIQRSLKKLDSSNIFQGIVIAVIILSALLIGAKTHDLPPQAFALLSALDVGVTVFFVIEIVIRYLAFPEKKKFFKSGWNIFDTVIVIGSLIPTGGSGVLLARLLRVFRVLRLVSMVPELRILINALLKAIPRMGYIGLLMFVIFYIYAAIGSILFNQINEVLWGDLSISMLTLFRVATFEDWTDVMYETMAVHPMSWIYYLSFIFLTAFIFLNMMVGTVLEVMGQEHENFRAQAHGETAEGGEPASRAQIDKLERELAEIKALLKQKV from the coding sequence ATGAATTCACAAGTTTTTCGTATACAACGCAGTCTTAAAAAACTGGATTCGAGTAATATTTTTCAAGGCATAGTGATTGCCGTCATTATCTTATCTGCGCTGTTAATCGGCGCCAAGACCCATGACTTGCCCCCGCAGGCATTTGCCCTGTTATCTGCATTGGATGTTGGGGTGACGGTGTTTTTTGTTATCGAGATAGTGATCCGCTACCTGGCCTTTCCCGAGAAAAAGAAGTTTTTTAAAAGCGGCTGGAATATTTTTGATACCGTGATTGTTATTGGCAGCCTTATTCCTACCGGGGGCTCGGGTGTGTTGCTGGCGCGCTTGTTAAGGGTGTTTCGGGTGTTACGTCTGGTGTCTATGGTGCCGGAACTGCGTATCCTGATAAATGCCTTGCTTAAAGCCATCCCGCGCATGGGTTATATCGGATTGCTAATGTTTGTGATCTTCTATATTTATGCCGCCATCGGCAGCATTTTGTTTAACCAGATTAATGAGGTGTTATGGGGGGATCTGTCCATTTCTATGCTGACCCTGTTTAGGGTGGCAACCTTTGAAGACTGGACCGATGTTATGTATGAAACCATGGCGGTACATCCCATGAGCTGGATTTACTATCTGAGTTTTATTTTCCTTACCGCCTTTATTTTCCTGAATATGATGGTCGGTACCGTACTGGAAGTGATGGGGCAGGAGCATGAAAACTTCCGCGCCCAGGCCCATGGCGAAACCGCTGAAGGGGGAGAGCCGGCAAGCAGGGCGCAAATAGATAAACTGGAACGGGAGCTGGCTGAAATAAAGGCCTTGCTCAAACAAAAGGTTTAA
- a CDS encoding glycosyl hydrolase family 18 protein has protein sequence MKPGFMIGYLESWGNITFTEAAAQGYDTLIMAFGSIDGANIGIYNGIFNPSPTPDELIADIKNAKARGAKNLLFSVGGKNNTYTPGDTPVGDIARSLVNFLRRYGFTGVDFDLEINCNANYLCQLCREIKKRDSSLMLTAAPQINQTEQGGDLFLVAGGNHRVYDLAIKSRLFDRLLIQAYNNPWPEISGYNETELGFIQAAFKNLKRTIPKETLIAIGQPACIKGAGTSIFNGPNAGDNIYQGISKQYQMICDDPQFGGIMEWSINWDKAAGYPFIDAVKNIN, from the coding sequence ATGAAGCCAGGGTTTATGATAGGTTATTTAGAAAGTTGGGGAAACATCACTTTTACCGAAGCTGCCGCACAAGGTTACGATACGCTGATCATGGCATTTGGCAGTATCGACGGAGCAAATATCGGCATTTATAACGGAATATTTAATCCCTCCCCCACCCCGGACGAGCTTATTGCCGATATCAAAAACGCCAAAGCCAGGGGAGCAAAGAACCTGTTATTTTCCGTTGGCGGCAAGAACAACACCTACACCCCCGGAGATACCCCTGTGGGCGATATTGCCCGGTCACTGGTCAATTTCCTTAGAAGATACGGTTTTACCGGTGTTGATTTTGATCTGGAAATTAACTGCAACGCCAATTACCTTTGCCAACTGTGCCGGGAAATTAAAAAACGCGATAGCAGCTTAATGCTCACCGCCGCACCGCAAATTAATCAGACGGAGCAAGGGGGCGATTTGTTTCTGGTCGCCGGTGGCAATCACAGAGTATATGACTTGGCTATCAAAAGCCGCCTGTTTGACCGCTTGTTGATTCAGGCTTATAACAACCCCTGGCCGGAAATATCCGGATACAATGAGACCGAACTGGGCTTTATCCAGGCGGCCTTTAAAAACCTGAAGCGCACCATCCCCAAAGAAACCTTAATCGCCATCGGCCAGCCCGCCTGTATTAAAGGCGCCGGTACCAGCATCTTCAACGGCCCCAATGCCGGAGACAATATCTACCAGGGCATCAGTAAACAATATCAAATGATCTGTGATGATCCGCAGTTTGGCGGCATTATGGAATGGAGTATCAACTGGGATAAAGCGGCGGGTTACCCTTTTATCGATGCGGTAAAAAATATCAATTAA